Part of the Xylanibacillus composti genome is shown below.
TTCCCCACATTGCATTTCAATTTTTGTCCGATGACTCCAAAGGTGCTCCGCCTGTTTACAGAGATGCGGATATTCGTCATGCCATGCTGGGCGGGTCTGCTTTGTTTAATGATTACCGCCTTCATGAAGAGCAGCGATTTCCCGCCGATGATCTGACGCCTATGTTGGAAGAGAGCGGGTTCGTCATGGAGTCCGTTGCCGCACCGTTATGGCAGCATGCACATGCGTTAAGCTCCGAAGGCATTGAGATGCTTCCATATACCAGGAAGCTGTACGGGTTATTCTACGACAGCTCATTACTGCAGCAAGGAACGTATGATTTCATGTCAGGCATGCTCACCTGGGAGCAGCTTGCACTGTGGAACCGGACGCTTCCGGACGAGCAAAAATCATGGTTCAAGCGCTGGATTGTTTTTGACATGATGAATCAGCTCTCCATTCCGCTTATTCGAGCCGATTATTCGCGTGAAGAGGTGACTGCTCGGTTTCAAGCTATATCGCATATGCTGGACACGCTGAAAAACAGTTCCGATTCTTATGCATTTGATGAAGTGGGTTTTGGTCCGGATTCGAATCCGGTTTATGCGCCGTCGGGCACCTACTCTTTATCCGCCCAAGCGCGAAGGCATTATAGTGAAACGGATCAACTGCTCAGACTGCCTGACTATCAGGTGACACATTTTCCTTATTTCGATGCAGACAATCCGACCATCCCTATCCGCATTGAGGAGGTATTGCTAGTCAACAGGGACAGTCCGCATCGCAGGGAGGCCTTCGAAGTGATTGCCTATATGCTGTCCGAGGAGTTTCAGCTGCGAAACGCCAGGAACGGTTTGGGACCAGTATTGGATGATCAGCGTATCTATGAACAATTTGGTGCGGATGTGCCGGAATTTCAAGGGAAGTCTCTGGAAGTCTTGTTCTCGTCGCATATGGCTCCGTTCCCGGAATCAGCCGAAGTGTTGGGCAAGCCAGTCGTAGAGCATGCCCAGGTGCAAATGCTGCGCATTGTCGAAGAGCTGCTGAAGGGAGAGATCAATCGAGAAGAGGCCACACAACAATTCGTGGAAGCCTACGCGCCTTTCATGCGCTAGATGCTTTTTCCGAGCCCACGCCAACTACTCTAGAAAGGGGGAACAGATCGTGTGGGAGACATGCAGAAACATGTGGCATCACCAATTTGATCATGAACCATTCGGGCTATGCCAGGACCGATACTGTTTCTGTTTGCATGCGGCTTGCCGGATGAAGGAGCTGTGGACTTCTTGAAGAGCAAAGGCTGGATTTTGATCCGTACACTTGGCAAGCTGTGCAAAGTCATATATCCGATGGGACGCATCTATTTCATCTCAACCGTATGTTTTTTTGCAGTTTTGGCGGTGCTGCCGATTGTTCAGCTGTATATGACCAAGCTTTTGGTCGATCAAATCGCGTTGATCATCCAGGAGGGATCGGACCAGCTTAGACACGGATTTGAGCTGCTTTCCTTGCAGCTGCTGCTGTTTATCGCCACACCTGCCCTGACCGAAATCAGCGGATTGCTGCGTTTGCGCTGGCTGCAAACAATCAACTTTTCGTTTGAGCGGGAAGTAACAGAAAAGGCTATGCGCGTGCCATTGCTTGCTTATGAGACGCCTGCATTCTACGACCAGCTCCAGCGTGCAACGGCAGGATTAGGGTCTAAGAGTGTAAGTGTGCTGGAGCAGCTGCTGACGATCTTTCGCAACAGCCTTACGCTTGTTGGCTATGCAATTGTATTGTTTAGCTGGCATTGGCTGCTCTTTGTCTGTATGCTTGCTTTCGTTATTCCGACATTGCTGGCTCATTGGCGAATGGGGAGAAGCAAGTTTGCACAGACCATCTACCAGACACCGTCTTATAGAAGCATGCATTACTTGCAGCACACGATGCGGTCCAGGGAAGCCTCCAAGGAGCTGAGAATTTTTGGCCACGGCCGTTATTTGCTCGCAGTGTGGAAACAGATTTATTGGAAAACCGCCAAGGAACAATTCAATTTGGAACAAAAGTTCACGAAGATCAAGCTTGCAGCCGAGACAGTCTCCCATACGGGAAGCATCCTGCTAATCGGCTCGTTCATGTGGGTTGGCTCACGAGGCGTCATGACAATCGGTACATATGTTTCGCTCTATCAAGCTGTTGCTTCTTCACAGTCGCTGCTGCAGCAGATGGCAGGGTCTATTGGAAATCTCTATGAGGACACCTTGCTAGTGCATGATGTGTTTCTGCTCTTGGATGCCGGGGAAGAGGCGGACGAACAGGCAGTCCGCGACACAGACCGTTATTCCTTCTCTCATTGCCTCCAGACAGAGCAACTCTCATTTTGCTATCCGAGCCGCTCGGCGGATACGCTCAAGGATATTTCCTTTTCCATTCAAAAAGGCGAGAAGGTGGCAATCGTCGGCGAGAACGGAGCGGGGAAAAGCACGTTTGTCAAATGTCTGCTTGGCCTGTATCCCGCAACCTCGGGACGCATTCTGATCGATGGCGAGCCCCTGGCCGGGGATCGCGCGGTTCAATGGAGAAAGCAGACTTCCGCGGTATTCCAGGATTTCGTTCACTATCACTTGACGGTAAAAGAGAATATCGGCATTAGCCGCGCGGATCAGCTCAAAGACGAAGAGAAGATAGCAGCGGCG
Proteins encoded:
- a CDS encoding ABC transporter ATP-binding protein — its product is MPGPILFLFACGLPDEGAVDFLKSKGWILIRTLGKLCKVIYPMGRIYFISTVCFFAVLAVLPIVQLYMTKLLVDQIALIIQEGSDQLRHGFELLSLQLLLFIATPALTEISGLLRLRWLQTINFSFEREVTEKAMRVPLLAYETPAFYDQLQRATAGLGSKSVSVLEQLLTIFRNSLTLVGYAIVLFSWHWLLFVCMLAFVIPTLLAHWRMGRSKFAQTIYQTPSYRSMHYLQHTMRSREASKELRIFGHGRYLLAVWKQIYWKTAKEQFNLEQKFTKIKLAAETVSHTGSILLIGSFMWVGSRGVMTIGTYVSLYQAVASSQSLLQQMAGSIGNLYEDTLLVHDVFLLLDAGEEADEQAVRDTDRYSFSHCLQTEQLSFCYPSRSADTLKDISFSIQKGEKVAIVGENGAGKSTFVKCLLGLYPATSGRILIDGEPLAGDRAVQWRKQTSAVFQDFVHYHLTVKENIGISRADQLKDEEKIAAAAAAAGASEMIERLPDQYDALLGTPFVGGLELSGGLWQKIALSRAFFRDSDFIVLDEPTAALDPMAEAELLGKFMDIVEQKTAIIVTHRLGCCMHVDRIVVLKDGQIVEEGGHAALLEKNGEYARMFHAQAQWYNDKSNVTVSAT